One genomic region from Phragmites australis chromosome 1, lpPhrAust1.1, whole genome shotgun sequence encodes:
- the LOC133887588 gene encoding uncharacterized protein LOC133887588 — MSKKTVVRADLIGKKCTSEILAAVATIQGIKSMEVDHDKCTLTVVGDVDPVCIVQKIKKKKCFKATIVSVEDDKPKEEKDPCKEACEKLCKEKCDKACCQECKEKCEKACMEKCEKFCRGKCKWCDKGCSCSSCTTRPGCYYTPCAMPGCYSCYGRPVAYGGYCYEERSPAGECTIQ, encoded by the exons ATGTCCAAG AAGACGGTGGTCAGAGCTGATCTCATCGGCAAGAAATGCACGAGTGAGATCCTGGCAGCTGTTGCCACGATCCAAG GGATCAAGTCGATGGAAGTTGATCATGACAAGTGCACGCTGACGGTGGTCGGCGACGTCGACCCGGTGTGTATCGTGcagaagatcaagaagaagaagtgcTTCAAAGCGACCATCGTCAGCGTGGAGGACGACAAGCCCAAGGAGGAGAAGGACCCCTGCAAGGAGGCGTGCGAGAAGCTCTGCAAGGAGAAGTGCGACAAGGCCTGCTGCCAGGAGTGCAAGGAGAAGTGCGAGAAGGCGTGCATGGAGAAGTGCGAGAAGTTCTGCAGGGGGAAGTGCAAGTGGTGCGACAAGGGGTGCTCCTGCAGCAGCTGCACGACGAGGCCCGGCTGCTACTACACCCCCTGTGCCATGCCCGGCTGCTACAGCTGCTACGGCAGGCCTGTGGCCTATGGCGGCTACTGCTATGAAGAGCGATCACCAGCAGGAGAATGCACCATCCAGTAG